The region CAGCGAGAGGGAAGCGCATGCCCTCTATTGGATGTTAAACTAAAAGATGTGTTTCATATTTCCATCACTATTTCCACAGACGATGCAcatggatttatttaaacacattagttataaaacagaaagaaagtgCTGGTTTCGTTGACACGTCTTAAAAAGGCCCGAAATATTCTTAATCCCTGTTTTACAGCTcgtaattttaataaaagatgtACATATAGAAGCATTGTAGACTGttcatttttctacttttgtgAGTAAGCAATGTGAAATGGTACAGTACATAATCCGTTCTCAAAGATAAGCTCGGGACGTCACTGTGGGTCATGAAAAGCCCACTAAGTGGTCTCTcaataatctaaaaattaaaggatttctagTGACATATTGTTCTATAATACTAGTTAAAAGGCTTTAACTTAAAGtgtatataaatgttttcttcagtaaGAGGTTGCCGTCAGTAGAAAACAGGACAATCTTGCCATGAggtaaataacaaaaattaaaatactgtaGAATAAAGTAGAAATAACTTTTGTTGGCACTTAGTGGGAAAATTAAGGTCTAACAGCAGCTATGTGATAGAGAAAATGAAGCATGCCGATTTACaccaaattacaaaaaaaaaaaagaatttacaataataaaaaaatactatacTGTTAAAAATATCACACCCAGGTATAACAAAATGTGCAATTGAATATgagaactttaaaaatgttctaaatatgtatttctgtgcataaaacaaactatttaaaacacGGAGAAACTTCAAAAACCAGCAGAGGTGTAATCACTTATTGAGTTTgttgggagcagtgatggttATAAAGTATTTCGATATCTAAATGACCGCCTGTGTTCCAGGATGCGTTACGTTGCCGCTTACCTGCTCGCTGCCCTCGGTGGCAACGGGAATCCAGAGGCCAAGGACATCAAGAAGATCCTGGAGAGCGTCGGCATTGAGGCTGATGACACCCGGATGAACAAGGTACAGAGACCGCCGCTTTCCATTTTCCTCCTGGTAACAGGGACTCTGGTTTTATCAGCAGCCAGACAGATCTTCAGATATTCatgtctggttttttttttttgctttttttcccccccaacagGTCATCTCAGAACTCAAAGGGAAGAATGTCGATGAGGTTATTGCCACTGGTACGTTTTTAAcaatctttttgtttaaattatgtcTGTGTCTAGGTATTAGGGCACATGCTAGGCTTTATCAGATATAATCTGACTCAAAACTGCTTCTAATTTTCCTAAAAGTAGTTCAAGTGTGACTGCAAGTTCAGATGTTTGGTGTtgtgacaagaaaaacaattggatgcaaaatgagtaaaataaaaacacagaggttATTGTAAGAATAAATTTATTCTATAATCTATGAAAACATGCCATCAGGTTTGTTTCTActacaatttaaataattattttgtagtgtcttgaaatgtaaagattttaatAATTGTAAGGAAAAATTTATGCGCATTTAAGTTGTAAAGTGTTGTTTTAAAGAACATGATAAGCTTTTATCAGAATACATAGACATGATTTTAATGAAGCACACAGGTTGAGTTGGAGAACATCCACATAGTTGAATTGTACTGTATAtaatttttggtattttaaccAAATCTTCTATAAGCTTACATTAGTTGTTgggattcattttgttttgataaattcagaaaaaacaataaaatccacTCCATTGATGAAACTGCTGAGTAATACCCAGGGTTTTTGCTGTGTCTCACGGTTTACTTGTACTTTCTCTCCCAACTCTTCTTTCTTCAGGTTACGGCAAGCTGGCCAGCgtaccagcaggtggcgctgtaGCTGTTGCCAGCTCTGCTAGTGCTGGCTCAggtggagctgctgctcctgctgcaggtGAGCGTTTTGCCTCACCTCATACTTTGTCATAAGTGCTGTAAAGTATAATTAATGTATACATacaaatttgtgtattttatttaaatataataaccTTAAATATGTATTAACCTTACGAGGTTGACCCGATGTGTAGAGATTATATAGGTAACAGTTCATGCTATGTTTTTACTATGTTATGGTGAAGTCATAGTttgacaactttaaaaaaaaaaatcagtttgttgtGCTTTGAATTgtaattgtttaaaatgcatgttgttttacagctgctgctgaagagaagaaggaagagaagaaagaagagtCTGAGGAGTCTGATGACGACATGGGATTCGGCCTCTTTGACTAAACTTTTTTAAgtcataaataaagtttttgaaaactgaaaatgttcccAGTCTAAATtgtcaaatgttttcagaaatccACTTTGTAATAATATTACATTAGTGAATCGTTTGACGCTTAGCATCTTAATTCATGCAACTAGAATTTTAGAGATTTTGATAAGAATCCACACAGTAAGTTGGTAGTTTTTTGGAGGGAAAGTTAAGGCTTTATGTGCATGCAGGAAGTCATGGTGGACAGTAGGTGGCATCATACTCACTGACTGATAAAGTGAAACGTACTGTAAGAGATCCTTTTGTGTTGGACACGTTAGTTCagcattttgaataatttactagccgaaacattttaaaaacctgcattATTTACGGCTTTACGCAGAAACCTGTGCTACTGATCTGTAGATGAGTTAACAAAACATCTTTGCAGAGTCATCCTAGATTgcatttaagttttattaaataGTAGCTTTCTTAATTTAAGTGGAAAATTATTAGTTACTTTTGgtattgtatttgtattttttttgtactaaaaAGCAAacgcttttgttgtttttttgtgtgtgtgtttttaaataatgttataGAACAATATGGCAACAAGAATAAGCGACTTCCTGTTTAATTTCAACAACATTTCAACACCTATAATTTCAGGTATTTGCGGTAACATCATAACTAACTAGTTCTGCTAGATGTGACTTCATGTAACCTCTTCTCTGATTGGATGTACATATGCCGCTTTTATTGCCATCGTAACATAATCTAATCCCTTAGGAGGTACTGTACTTCTCAGCTGTAATAGAGGAAGGTAAACAACCCCACGCAATTTCAGTACAGAAAAGGAATAATTGAACATAATCTAGTTAGAACGCTTGAAAATATCCTAAAGTCTTTGGATTGATAGATTATCACTATATACAATTGTGTTAAATGTATCTTCTTTCTCTAAAAGGAAACACCTCCACTTAACCTGTAGATGTATTTACCTGGTTGTATTTAGTCATACATTTGTGTTATTAACCAAATAAGaattaaatactaatattttatcaagatcttacacaataatttatttagtcaGGTTCTTGTGTGTGTCAAAATATTGCTTACTTCAtccaaaaaattttaaaatctgttaacGTGGTTGTTGCACAAACCCAAAAGATCATCTGAGCAGGCTCACGTGGTCTACCACGAGTCATCAGAAAATGAGTAATTAACTCGTCTGTCCTTGTTCCTGGCAAAGTTCACACCCAGTTTTAATCCCATTGTCACTGAGAAATTGCTATTCTTGAttccaaaaataaagtaaatatatgGCACAACAGATAGATGTTTGAAAAATTGCAACGTGGTTCTTAACTTATTGTAGCAAATACATGatgatatgttgtttttaaaaagcttcgacaaaaactttgtaagcaaaatatacattttgcaattaAGTGCCATCCAGAGCactatatgttttttgttttttttatctttacactTGAAGATACCGGGCATTTTCGTGTTTTAACTGGTGATAGTACATTTTATATGAAGTATTAAATACTTACTTGACAAAACAACTAACAGTAATTATATTCTCTCCATGGGTATGTCTGTTTATAAAATAAGTGCTGttttaatgtacttttttttaaaagaacatcaAAATTGAACGATTTGATCTCCGTTACCTGGTTACAGAAAGGCCCCGCCCCCATCTAGTTGTGACGTCTCCGCTAAACGCTTTATTTACAGACTTTCCGCACGTAGCGCACACAGTTGATCCTCGTTAGCGGACAGTGAAGGTTACCTGCTTCAACAGTGCTTGAACGGCAACCTTTTAACTGTCTCAACAGTCAAATAGCAGCTTctattcagcttttttttttgtcaagcaaCTCGAACTTTAGTGCCAGCTAGCTAAATTATCCTCCATCACGCTTTGCTAGAGGGCTATTTGTCTTGCTAACAACGCAACCAGTCGAAGAGCGGCGACCTCCTCAAAAGACGACCGAACTACAGTAAGGAGTGATATGCgttatgtaattttcttttctatgtATGTGTATTGGcgtttgtgttaaaatgtttcttttttttataggggtttaagttttcattttcacCACAAAAACGCTGCTCATTTGGCACAAGAAGCGCTTTATGAGCTGGTAGCAGCTCATGGCGCACAAAGCCTGGCGTTTTCAATGTAGTGTTTATATTGGCatggaggttgtttttttttttttgttttttttagttattatgAAGCGCCTTTAAGGACTAGAGTCGGGTTGGTCATTATTGGAGTCAATTTTCAAAACTTCCGTATTTAAGTCCCTTGATATACGTGGGCATGAAATTACAATTTCATGTAATTTTGACTGTAATTCGACTAAgtgtttgtattcattttttcaGAACCATGACTTCCCAGGTGAGACACAACTACCATCAGGACTGCGAGGCTGCCATCAACAGGCAGATCAACCTGGAGCTGTATGCCTCCTACGTCTACCTGTCTATGGTGAGTCCCAAATATGAATTGAGCGGAAATGAAACGGCTGCGGTGAACAAACATTTCGGGAAACGATGTGGAACAGGTGTCTAACAATATGGGGAACTATTACCTGAAAGAGGAAGCATGTAAACCAGCTTGATTTGCAGCTGAAACcgttttttttgctgtgtattTTGCTTTGGGAggagttcagtttttttcttttatatatgcagaagtttaaaacatgagtgttttttctttttaatctagACTATATATAATTATCATTCTGAACTTTACTGGAATTGGAGACTTGTGTAACCAGGtggtggctttttttttattactctggCTTGTGTTGAGTTTTAGTCActtataaattaatataaagaGCCTAAGCATTTTCCTCTCTCACAGGGCTACTTCTTTGACCGGGATGATCAGGCATTGCACAACTTTGCCAAGTTCTTTCGTGGTCAGTCCCACGAGGAGCGTGAGCATGCTGAGAAGCTAATGAAACTCCAGAACCAGAGGGGAGGAAGGATTTTCCTGCAGGACATCAaggtaaaaaactgaaagtggtCTCTTTCAGGATATTGACTTGTTTGACATATCAAACAAGTTTTGGGTGTGGCAATGCAGATACTGGGGGTGTGCGGCTGATTTCTGCTTATCTTTTCTGACCACTCATGCAACCCTttcaagtaaaatgttaaactgcAAGTAGAGTTTTGTGACTTGAATTTCCCTCATTAATTTGTGTTCTCCTGCTCTTTGTCTTCCAGAAGCCAGACAGGGATGAGTGGGGCAGTGGTATCGAAGCTCTTGAATGTGCACTGCAGCTTGAGAAGAGCGTGAACCAATCACTGCTGGACTTGCACAAGCTCTGCTCCACTCACACTGACCCACATGTGAGTATTTGAAACTCAAATTCAATTGGGACAAGCCCTGATCTAGTTAAAAGCTTAAATATCTTGAAGACTTGCTGATTTCATCTTGCTGTCTTCCAGCTGTGTGATTTCATTGAGACGCACTACCTTGATGAGCAGGTGAAGTCAATCAAAGAATTGGGAGACTGGGTGAGCAACCTGCGCCGCATGGGAGCTCCTCAGAACGGCATGGCAGAGTACCTGTTTGACAAACACACTCTGGGCAAAGAGAGCAGCTAAATCCGTCCAGAAATtatcagaggaaaaaaatgcttgCATATGTGGCTATTTGCATCTTGTTTctataaatttcaaaatatatttttggctTTAAATTGGTTATTATAGTTGCATTGTTTAACAGTTCTGACACCTTTAAATCTGTAGATGTAGTCGCTGCATGCTTGCTGTATTGTGTTGAAAGACCAAAAATAAATCCTACCCTCTGGATTCTCATTTGActggttttcatttattcaatGTGTTAAAAGTGGAGtctaatatattaaattgagtGGACTGATCTTAGAACCTTATCCCCATTTTCAACAAAAGCTCCAGATTGTCTCTAAacattcttggaaaaaaaaaggggtCTGAGGGCTCAAAGTGTTCAGCCATAATTACTATTTACTTCAAACCAAGTATAGACCATGTGTCTCAAATGAGCAACTTGGTGCAAAACTAATGACCATCTGACAATGGTCAATGCTGAAGTTTGGGTAATTGCTTTAAAATATCACCTTTTACATGAAGCACATAGTTAAAGTTGAGCCAAACAAAATGCCTGCTTCTCAGTTGAATTTTTGACAGCAAAGTCTGCTCAGGTGGTTCATTAATTCAACTATATTCTGTGCAATTTTATGGCAGTGACTAaaaattaattggataaaattggcacattcagatttttcatttagccacTTGAGCCTTTTTATAAAGCTTCaggttgttttttgggggggttttagCGCATGTCTTTGCAGAAGGATCTGCAACTAATTACTTGTGGAAAAACCATGTAGGCTTAATCTGACTGGGATTCATTGGAGAGCAAAACCTGCTTAGGAATTTAAAccagatgaaactaaaactagGATACTTCTGGgtacatttactgtaaaatgcTTTGGGTCTGTATGCTCTAGTTACTACACTGATTTCCAGCACTTTATGAATCAGTTTTTAGCCATACAACATATCTAGAGCAAAGAACTGCATGAACTAAGCTGATACAAGAACGAAGCATTCATTTTCTCCATACCACTAAATTCTGGCTTTAGCATTGGTGCTGCTGGTGTAGTATTCAGGAATATACTTGATGTGACCTCATTCCTAGCTAGGTAGCTGTCAAGTTGGAAGATTCAACATGATAGGTTTAGGTTTCAGATTAATCTCGTGTTCCCTgactattttagattttgttttgccttATCAAATTAGTCGGAGCTCTCCCACCATGGCTGACAGCCCTAAGAGGTTCCCTTTTTCATCAAAGCTATTCTGTTTCCTTGCAGCAATCATTGCACTTGCAGATTAAATGTCATTCTTCACTCTTTTCCAAATTTTAAGACTGGTGCTGCTTTGGACCAGTTATAGTTGCCTGGTAATACAGAAATCTTAATAGGTACACTATATAAACATGTCTCTGCCTTCACTAGATCCTTCAAGTGTTTATTGCGCTTAGCAATAAACACCTTGTGTTTTCATCCTTGTGTCTTAGTTTGAAGGTTGTAACATGACTCTTAAAATTAAAGGATTTTGGTTAAGTGTCTAATCATGTGGTTCAAGGTGACACTTTGCCTTTAGCAGCTTATTCAAAGAAGTCTTACTCAGATGTTTCAAGTGACGCAAAAATGTTTACAGCTTCAGTTTCAAGTGAAAACACTAtacttcttcttttgttttgtaaaacccCAAACATTTATTCCACGATGTTCTGCAAGTCTGAAGTCACCAGGGAATTTCCATGTTCTCCAAGAAAACTTAACAGGAAGTCAAAGTGAAATGTTTGAGGTTACCATACGTCATCAGACTTTGCCATTTTGCAATCTGATCTGTCTTGTCCCTGTTTTCCTCTTGAATCTTAATCTTCTAGTGGTAACCCAAAACTCTGGTATCATGGTTTTATAAGCTGTTTATGTTATAATGCATTTTGTGGGTAACTTGTTACCTTGACACTCAGGACAGATGCGTCACTAGAGCCTAAGCACCTTATAAGAGCACATGGTAGCATGAAAATCATTGAAATACCAGGAGGTTTCATATTGTGTTTCTTGTGGCCTCCAAGGGGAAACCAAATTGGGTCTTTCAGCAGGATGATCCAAATCAACAAACGTCATCAGACAAATTCAGCCCTCTGCCCTGGTCATTGCATCACACGGTCATAAACCCTGTAGAAAATCTGTGGACTTGTAGAGGAGGAGAAGAATCAGGACTGTGGACACTAGAGATTGTGTAAAAATTAACTCCTGAAGATTCCTTTCTTTGTATGCTCTAAACATGTGAAATGTTACACATTTTATAGatgattcaaaaacaaaaaaggaccaaatttctttagctttttttctttctcatcaaTATCAGTTGTATTGAGTTTAAATTaggattttcttaaaatgtttatgatATTATGCCACTGCAATATaatataaattcatttaaaggcttttttttgtacagcttaaCAGAAGGTTCTATAAATGTGCATTATGAGGGGTAATGTATTCTAATTTAGCCATGttccttttcaaattttgtgcACTGGTCTTGTGTTATCATTGGACGATACTGGTAGGCTTTATTTAGAACCATATTTGCCTGATGAAGATCAGTGACAGAAATGTTGCATAATACATTTCCCCAGGATGTTGAACAAGAGTGGgagttttgcttctgttttccaGAAATGATCCGTTTTTCGGGTTACACACTTGTTTCAAGTTGCAGCCGGGGGAGAAGAACATTGTGTTCTGTTAGATTAAAATGTCAAGCTCTGATTCAAAAACGCATTTACAAAAGAGCAGGCAGTTAGTGGAAGTTCCTCTTTATGAACACTGTCTAAACACGGCAAACAAATGATTCAAACAAGTACAAAACAGATTTAGGAGAGTTAGGAACACAGTTTCTGAAATGAGAAGTGCCATAGAGAGCATTCGACACCGCTATCACCGTGTTATCAAAGTGGCTGAGGAATATGTAGATATACATGGAGAGCTCCGACAGTTCATGCAGATCAGAGAGGCTCATGCTTCTTCCAGCTCCACCAGCACACCGTCACAGTCTTTGGGATGAAGGAACATGACCGGTTTCCCATGAGCGCCTATCCGAGGCTCTGCCGACAGGGTTCTGATGTTCTTTGACTTCAAGTCGGCCACCGCAGCTGTAATGTCGTCCACCTGCAGACGGGAGGAAAACTCTGTTAATCATTCATCTGCAGCTAGTTTATTGTGCACTTTACCCTACTGCACCATAAACTGAGTCAGCTCTCTGAATCACTTCTACTTGTCCACAGTGACAGCACACTTTTGTACTAGTGCGAGTTAGGAAATATGAACAGCTTCCAAAAATGTGAGTTTCAATTTAAGTTTCTATGATGCTGACAATTCAGTCTAGCATTCTAGCATGAGATTTGTTTACAGACATAAACCTTCAACCCTCAGCAAAATGTGCAGCAATCAAATTGTGCGGAGTTTGCATTCTTTGTTTATAAGATACATGATGGAAATACTGAGCTAAccgaaaaaaacaaagaaagagaaacataaCACTTTCTGTTGATAAGAGCTGTTTCTAACTCAGTATGAATCTACAATTATTTATGGATTGACTTGTTTTATAAGGGACTGTTTCCAGATT is a window of Xiphophorus maculatus strain JP 163 A chromosome 4, X_maculatus-5.0-male, whole genome shotgun sequence DNA encoding:
- the LOC102238251 gene encoding ferritin, heavy subunit, whose translation is MTSQVRHNYHQDCEAAINRQINLELYASYVYLSMGYFFDRDDQALHNFAKFFRGQSHEEREHAEKLMKLQNQRGGRIFLQDIKKPDRDEWGSGIEALECALQLEKSVNQSLLDLHKLCSTHTDPHLCDFIETHYLDEQVKSIKELGDWVSNLRRMGAPQNGMAEYLFDKHTLGKESS
- the LOC102237988 gene encoding 60S acidic ribosomal protein P2-like, with the translated sequence MRYVAAYLLAALGGNGNPEAKDIKKILESVGIEADDTRMNKVISELKGKNVDEVIATGYGKLASVPAGGAVAVASSASAGSGGAAAPAAAAAEEKKEEKKEESEESDDDMGFGLFD